Genomic DNA from bacterium:
GATTGCCGGCTATAATAGGACGGCATGCCGAAAATGCAAATGCGCCGTCTCGGCGGCGTCGCCCTGTTGTCTTCGATGCTCGCGCTCGCCTGCGGATGCGCGGGCGCGCCGCGCGGCGGGGGGCAGCCCAACTGGAGCGAGGCGGGCCTCGCCTCCTGGTACGGCGCGGACTTCCACGGCCGCCGCACCGCCAACGGCGAGCGCTACAACATGTACGCCATGACCGCCGCGCACAAGACGCTCCCGCTCGGCACCACCGTGACCGTCACCCACCGGGGCAGCGGCCGGCGCATCCGGGTGCGCGTGAACGACCGCGGGCCGTTCGTCGCGGGCCGCGTCATCGACCTGTCCCTGGCGGCCGCGCGGGCGCTCGGCTCCGCCGGGGACGGCGTCGCGCCCGTGCTCCTCGAGGCCCGGCTGCCCGCGGGCGCCTTCGTCGCCGCCGCGCG
This window encodes:
- a CDS encoding septal ring lytic transglycosylase RlpA family protein codes for the protein MLALACGCAGAPRGGGQPNWSEAGLASWYGADFHGRRTANGERYNMYAMTAAHKTLPLGTTVTVTHRGSGRRIRVRVNDRGPFVAGRVIDLSLAAARALGSAGDGVAPVLLEARLPAGAFVAAAR